A genome region from Thermomonospora amylolytica includes the following:
- a CDS encoding SDR family oxidoreductase, whose protein sequence is MLHGRTALVTGAGRGIGRAIAERLAADGALVAVHYARDDAAAKDTVATIEAAGGRAFPVRAELGTAGDLDALFAGLDDGLRAHDAGPELDILVNNAGISPQGGPEDTAPETYDRVFAVNVRALFFLTQRALPRLRNGGRIINITTGATRIALPEKIAYAMSKGAVEVFTRTLAQHLGPRGITVNNVAPGIIDTDMNADWLRGDPDAWAHAAAYSAFNDVGRPEDVAAAVAFLARDDARWVTGTTLDATGGSRL, encoded by the coding sequence ATGCTGCACGGCAGGACCGCACTGGTCACCGGGGCGGGCCGCGGCATCGGCCGGGCGATCGCCGAACGCCTGGCCGCCGACGGCGCGCTGGTCGCGGTGCACTACGCGCGGGACGACGCCGCCGCCAAGGACACCGTGGCGACGATCGAGGCGGCCGGCGGGCGGGCCTTCCCCGTCCGCGCCGAGCTGGGCACGGCCGGCGACCTGGACGCGCTCTTCGCCGGGCTCGACGACGGGCTCCGCGCCCACGACGCCGGCCCCGAGCTGGACATCCTCGTCAACAACGCCGGGATCAGCCCCCAGGGCGGCCCCGAGGACACCGCCCCCGAGACCTACGACCGGGTGTTCGCGGTCAACGTCAGGGCGCTGTTCTTCCTCACCCAGCGGGCGCTGCCCAGGCTCCGCAACGGCGGCCGGATCATCAACATCACCACCGGCGCCACCCGCATCGCCCTTCCGGAGAAGATCGCGTACGCCATGTCCAAGGGCGCCGTCGAGGTCTTCACCCGGACGCTGGCCCAGCACCTCGGCCCCCGCGGCATCACCGTCAACAACGTCGCCCCCGGCATCATCGACACCGACATGAACGCCGACTGGCTCCGCGGCGACCCCGATGCCTGGGCGCACGCGGCGGCCTACTCGGCGTTCAACGACGTCGGCCGTCCCGAGGACGTCGCCGCCGCCGTCGCCTTCCTGGCCCGCGACGACGCCCGCTGGGTCACCGGCACCACCCTCGACGCCACCGGCGGCTCGCGGCTCTGA
- a CDS encoding TetR/AcrR family transcriptional regulator: MARPRAFDRDTALERALEEFWRHGYEATSIASLTAAMGIRPPSLYAAFGDKRRLFGEAVDRYQRTHGAFFARALAEEPTARAAVERVLREAADTYADPAHPAGCMIISAATNCGPESADVEEDLRRMRARSKRMLVDRIRADVVAGRLPAGTDPEALGAFYAATIQGMSRQAQDGASAETLRRIADLAMAAWPAG, encoded by the coding sequence ATGGCCAGACCACGGGCGTTCGACCGGGACACCGCGCTGGAACGGGCGCTGGAGGAGTTCTGGCGGCACGGCTACGAGGCCACCTCCATCGCCTCGCTGACCGCCGCGATGGGGATCCGCCCGCCCAGCCTGTACGCCGCGTTCGGCGACAAGCGCCGGCTGTTCGGCGAGGCCGTGGACCGCTACCAGCGCACCCACGGCGCGTTCTTCGCCCGCGCGCTGGCCGAGGAGCCCACCGCCCGCGCGGCCGTCGAACGCGTGCTGCGCGAGGCCGCCGACACCTACGCCGACCCCGCCCACCCGGCCGGGTGCATGATCATCTCCGCGGCCACCAACTGCGGTCCCGAGTCCGCCGACGTCGAGGAGGACCTGCGCCGCATGCGCGCGCGCAGCAAACGGATGCTGGTCGACCGGATCCGCGCGGACGTCGTCGCGGGCCGCCTCCCCGCCGGCACCGACCCCGAGGCCCTGGGCGCCTTCTACGCCGCCACCATCCAGGGCATGTCCCGCCAGGCCCAGGACGGGGCCTCGGCCGAGACCCTGCGGCGGATCGCCGACCTGGCCATGGCCGCCTGGCCCGCCGGGTGA
- a CDS encoding TenA family protein, which produces MSLAAHLEELGRPLLEEQLKHPTVVGIANGDLDERVFRSWLEQDYLFLLDYVRVFSRLAWQAPDGHLGDLVDLAHSTFHEELDLHRSLSAEFGADLEGARKGAACAAYTEFLLDSAAAYRDGLAALYPCMWGYSALGAILAENPPAEPRYRRWVETYADPGFAALARRIGEMIDEAAPDRARAERLFLEGMRHELAFWDVPLD; this is translated from the coding sequence ATGAGTCTTGCCGCGCATCTGGAGGAGCTCGGGCGGCCGCTGCTCGAGGAGCAGCTCAAGCACCCGACCGTGGTCGGCATCGCGAACGGGGACCTGGACGAGCGGGTCTTCCGGTCCTGGCTGGAGCAGGACTACCTGTTCCTGCTCGACTACGTCCGGGTGTTCTCGCGGCTGGCCTGGCAGGCGCCGGACGGGCACCTGGGCGATCTGGTCGACCTGGCGCACTCGACGTTCCACGAGGAACTGGACCTGCACCGGTCGCTGTCCGCGGAGTTCGGGGCCGACCTGGAGGGGGCGCGCAAGGGCGCGGCGTGCGCGGCCTACACCGAGTTCCTGCTGGACTCGGCGGCGGCCTACCGCGACGGGCTGGCGGCGCTCTACCCCTGCATGTGGGGCTACTCCGCGCTGGGCGCGATCCTGGCCGAGAACCCCCCGGCCGAGCCCCGGTACCGGCGCTGGGTGGAGACCTACGCCGACCCCGGGTTCGCCGCGCTGGCCCGCCGGATCGGCGAGATGATCGACGAGGCCGCCCCGGACCGGGCCCGCGCGGAACGCCTGTTCCTCGAGGGCATGCGCCACGAGCTGGCGTTCTGGGACGTCCCGCTCGACTGA